A region from the Aegilops tauschii subsp. strangulata cultivar AL8/78 chromosome 5, Aet v6.0, whole genome shotgun sequence genome encodes:
- the LOC141022468 gene encoding uncharacterized protein, producing MVAPDDDSALKWAREDYVREQVRRQRRAYLETQARSRAEERRRVAEEGGVIIIDSDNEGEAGPSTAVGDPGEGCSRHAGEARGNNDGDDYTRFYRLLGGDPLAQSAGFWIDWDEGSKTGIVLTTAHLIRANKPLPKDYWAKKDRHQYHPGAQVTAHLLDDTTAEGRLLYHEEHYDLAFFRIAMDQSVQLASFADTFNSGQQALRLGRDGNLILRITHGKAMQDDDVYFCRDKKYECDNAGEPVIDFDGKVVGMINDCKSVSFVPFFILNRCMELWRNFGCIPRPHLGLQFKALKFLDPSHVEYIWRKLNIDDSLLVEELSMGSHAEKVGIRVGDIIGSIDGERISTRIELEKKLLSISMGSFNGGNDINAKVDISL from the exons ATGGTGGCCCCCGACGACGATTCCGCCCTCAAATGGGCGAGGGAGGACTACGTCCGCGAGCAGGTGCGCCGCCAGCGTCGGGCGTACCTGGAGACCCAGGCCCGTAGCCGCGCCGAGGAGCGTCGCCGTGTCGCCGAGGAGGGCGGCGTTATCATCATCGACAGCGACAACGAGGGCGAGGCCGGGCCGTCAACCGCTGTCGGCGACCCCGGCGAGGGATGCAGCAGGCACGCAGGTGAGGCACGCGGCAACAACGACGGCGACGACTACACCCGCTTCTACAGGCTTCTCG GTGGCGATCCGCTGGCGCAGTCCGCCGGTTTCTGGATCGATTGGGACGAGGGGAGCAAAACCGGCATTGTTTTAACGACCGCGCATCTGATCCGCGCCAACAAGCCGCTGCCCAAAGACTACTGGGCGAAAAAAGACCGGCACCAGTATCATCCCGGTGCTCAA GTTACTGCTCACTTGCTCGACGACACCACCGCCGAGGGCCGTCTGCTCTATCACGAGGAGCATTACGACCTTGCTTTCTTTAGGATTGCAATGGATCAGAGTGTTCAATTAGCCTCTTTCGCTGACACGTTCAACAGCGGTCAGCAGGCTTTGCGGCTTGGAAGAGATGGGAATTTGATTTTAAGGATAACTCATGGCAAGGCGATGCAAGATGACGACGTGTATTTTTGTCGGGATAAAAAATACGAG TGCGACAATGCTGGAGAGCCGGTCATTGACTTCGATGGAAAGGTTGTGGGGATGATCAACGACTGTAAAAGTGTGTCCTTTGTTCCGTTTTTCATTCTGAATAGGTGCATGGAACTGTGGAGGAATTTTGG GTGCATCCCTCGGCCCCACCTTGGATTGCAGTTTAAGGCCCTCAAGTTTCTAGATCCCTCACATGTTGAGTACATATGGCGCAAGCTAAACATTGATGACAGTCTTCTTGTTGAAGAG TTGTCGATGGGATCTCATGCTGAGAAAGTTGGAATCCGAGTAGGTGATATTATTGGAAGCATTGATGGAGAACGGATTTCTACCAGAATTGAG ttggaaaaaaaattgttgaGCATATCAATGGGCAGTTTTAATGGGGGAAATGACATTAATGCCAAAGTGGACATTTCT CTATGA